The following are encoded in a window of Podospora pseudoanserina strain CBS 124.78 chromosome 6, whole genome shotgun sequence genomic DNA:
- a CDS encoding hypothetical protein (EggNog:ENOG503PST0), which produces MQLSALFTALLLPLMAVAEGESTTTKTKTLTLTETLTLQRLQAAHTGSHNSTAALQTGASTTFNPAASTTTSGPTLDPTPDNAAGALNAANVAAAAMAGIVVVAFL; this is translated from the coding sequence ATGCAGCTCTCAGCGCTCTTCactgccctcctcctgcctctcaTGGCCGTTGCCGAGGGCGAGTCCACTACCACCAAGACAAAGACTCTGACTCTCACCGAGaccctcaccctccagcGTCTCCAAGCCGCTCACACGGGTTCGCACAACTCCACTGCCGCCCTCCAAACCGGTGCCAGcaccaccttcaaccctGCCGCCTCGACCACCACATCAGGACCGACGCTCGACCCCACACCGGACAATGCTGCCGGTGCTCTCAATGCCGCCAatgttgccgccgccgccatggccggcATTGTCGTTGTTGCTTTCCTCTAA
- a CDS encoding hypothetical protein (COG:G; EggNog:ENOG503NZKK; CAZy:GH55): MKSINPLWLLATSLVRATFWMEDLSHQGIASFNPDRGYQVFRNVRDFGAKGDGVTDDTAAINAAMSHGNRCGGYGCIGATTNPAIVYFPPGTYLISTPIVGLFYTQMIGDPTDMPVIKGGSNFTQDGKALLDADPYLSNGKLNFISTNVFFQQVRNLVFDTTAIPHQTWAVHWPSAQATVIHNCVFRLSPNFEDGHTGIYMEEGSGGMLTDLVFYGGQYGAQFGSQQYTVRNLTFHGSQTAILQVWNWGFTYKSLSINDCEIGLNMSSPDVGSVTLLDSSFTNVDTAIIVGRHNSSATGLGSLLIQNVKYTNVPTVMKDLNGNQVLAGNASGALFECGYAKGNLYAPEGPSAFEGRDIAFDQPSALKLGDQYYERSKPQYEGYPADAFVSARNHYAVGDGVTDDTVALNSFFDVATEPTVVGFLDAGFYRVTDTVYIPAGARVVGEGLAAVIMGAGKKFSDVTNPRPVVQIGKPGELGYVEISDIIVSTQGPTAGAIAIEYNLNTPILDGNITVDTPPSGLWDVHVRIGGFGGSKLQVAECPITPNITNVVEPACIAGYMSMHITPSAGNLYMENNWMWVADHDIEDWNQTRIDVFAGRGLLIEGSNIWMLGNAVEHHTLYQYQLVNASNLWMGQIQTETPYYQPNPQAPYPFTQVNTTLHDPDFMIDCPGSSPSTVEQLPGDPPCAMAWAMRIIGSKNITVFGAGLYSFFNNYCTNCSTNHAGENCQARIFSIQDANGTEVVNSTTGLQMYNLNTIGSVSMLTNKGEDVAFWNETIATYASTMGIFRNDGNGTNVSSTS; the protein is encoded by the exons ATGAAGAGCATAAATCCCCTCTGGCTGCTTGCAACTTCACTTGTCCGTGCTACCTTCTGGATGGAGGATCTGTCTCACCAGGGAATtgcctccttcaaccccgacAGAGGATACCAAGTTTTTCGAAATGTTCGTGACTTTGGTGCCAAAGGTGATGGAG TTACCGACGATACTGCTGCCATTAATGCCGCCATGAGTCACGGCAATCGCTGCGGTGGCTATGGCTGCATTGGagcaaccaccaacccgGCCATTGTTTACTTTCCGCCCGGAACCTACCTAATCTCCACCCCAATCGTCGGCCTCTTCTACACTCAGATGATTGGCGACCCCACTGATATGCCCGTCATAAAGGGCGGTTCCAACTTCACTCAGGATGGGAAGGCCTTGCTTGATGCCGATCCATATCTGAGCAATGGCA AGCTCAATTTCATCTCTACCAACGTCTTCTTCCAACAGGTCCGCAACCTGGTGTTCGATACCACAGCCATACCGCACCAGACCTGGGCAGTCCATTGGCCGTCTGCCCAGGCTACTGTCATTCACAACTGTGTCTTCAGATTATCACCAAACTTTGAGGACGGACATACCGGAATTTATATGGAAgagggcagcggcggcatGCTGACTGATCTTGTCTTTTACGGCGGACAGTACGGAGCCCAGTTTGGTAGCCAACAGTATACCGTACGCAACCTCACTTTTCACGGCTCGCAAACTGCCATCCTGCAAGTTTGGAACTGGGGATTTACGTACAAGTCTCTCAGTATCAATGACTGCGAGATTGGCCTCAACATGTCCTCTCCCGACGTAGGCTCCGTCACACTGCTGGACAGCTCGTTTACCAATGTCGATACTGCCATCATTGTGGGCAGACACAATAGCAGCGCTACTGGTCTTGGGTCACTGCTGATTCAAAATGTCAAGTACACCAACGTTCCCACGGTTATGAAGGATCTGAACGGAAACCAAGTTCTCGCCGGCAATGCTTCAGGAGCCCTCTTTGAGTGTGGCTATGCCAAG GGAAACCTTTACGCTCCCGAAGGGCCATCTGCGTTTGAGGGACGTGATATTGCCTTTGACCAGCCTTCCGCCCTAAAACTCGGTGATCAGTACTACGAGAGGTCGAAGCCTCAATATGAGGGCTACCCTGCCGATGCATTCGTGTCGGCCCGCAACCACTACGCTGTTGGAGACGGTGTGACTGATGACACAGTGGCTTTGAACTCGTTCTTTGACGTTGCGACCGAGCCGACAGTGGTTGGGTTTTTGGATGCGGGGTTTTACCGGGTGACTGACACCGTGTATATCCCAGCAGGTGCTCGAGTTGTCGGTGAGGGTCTTGCCGCCGTCATCATGGGCGCCGGCAAAAAGTTTTCCGACGTCACCAATCCTCGTCCAGTGGTTCAGATCGGAAAGCCTGGTGAGCTTGGCTACGTCGAAATCAGCGATATCATTGTCTCGACACAGGGCCCAACAGCAGGCGCTATTGCCATCGAGTACAACTTGAACACCCCAATACTGGACGGGAATATCACCGTCGATACACCTCCATCGGGACTTTGGGATGTCCATGTTCGCATTGGCGGTTTCGGAGGCTCCAAGCTCCAGGTAGCAGAATGCCCCATCActcccaacatcaccaacgtcGTTGAGCCTGCCTGCATTGCTGGGTACATGAGCATGCACATCACGCCGAGTGCTGGCAATCTGTACATGGAAAATAACTGGATGTGGGTTGCTGATCACGATATTGAGGACTGGAACCAGACTCGGATCGATGTCTTTGCCGGCCGAGGGCTCTTGATCGAAGGGTCCAATATCTGGATGCTGGGCAATGCAGTTGAGCACCACACTCTTTACCAGTATCAGCTGGTCAACGCATCTAATCTGTGGATGGGTCAGATTCAAACAGAGACACCATAttaccaacccaacccacagGCCCCTTACCCTTTTACACAGGTTAACACCACCCTGCACGACCCTGATTTCATGATCGATTGCCCAGGTTCGTCCCCCAGCACGGTTGAGCAACTGCCAGGTGACCCGCCGTGCGCCATGGCGTGGGCTATGCGCATCATTGGGTCCAAGAACATCACGGTGTTTGGTGCTGGCCTCTacagcttcttcaacaactaCTGCACCAACTGCAGCACCAACCATGCGGGCGAAAACTGCCAGGCAAGAATCTTTTCGATTCAGGATGCTAACGGTACAGAAGTGGTCAACTCTACGACGGGTTTGCAGATGTACAACCTAAACACGATTGGGAGCGTGAGCATGCTCACCAACAAAGGGGAGGACGTCGCGTTTTGGAACGAAACCATTGCAACATATGCCAGTACGATGGGGATCTTCAGGAACGATGGCAATGGCACAAATGTGTCGTCGACTTCTTGA
- a CDS encoding hypothetical protein (EggNog:ENOG503P7V9) codes for MPFFSRSEPAQQPVQPAPQPVYEEQPKKHGLFSRHRSPSPARTTSTSTRHTNSTYQTSPERGTRSSSGSRGGLLRRSFGNGSTNEMDPSIVAARERVMSAEMAEREADRALMAARESVREAREHVRRLELEAQEEARRAKIKQQQAKEVSKRGKQLGRYD; via the exons ATGCCGTTCTTCTCTCGATCAGAGCCCGCCCAGCAGCCGGTACAACCGGCACCTCAGCCTGTCTACGAGGAGCAGCCCAAGAAACATGGCCTCTTCAGTCGCCACCgctccccatctcccgccCGTActaccagcaccagcactcGGCACACCAACTCGACCTACCAGACCTCTCCTGAGCGTGGCACCCGAAGCTCCAGCGGCAGTCGTGGTGGTCTTCTCCGTCGGTCCTTTGGCAACGGTTCCACCAACGAGATGGATCCTAGCATCGTCGCTGCCCGTGAGAGGGTCATGAGTGCCGAGATGGCGGAGCGGGAGGCTGATCGTGCCCTCATGGCTGCCCGCGAGAGTGTCCGCGAGGCCCGCGAGCATGTCCGCAGACTGGAGCTCGAAGCTCAGGAGGAGGCCAGGCgggccaagatcaagcaacagcaagccAAGGAGGTTTCTAAAAGAGGAAAGCAGCTTGGAC GCTACGATTAG
- a CDS encoding hypothetical protein (EggNog:ENOG503P2RG; COG:A), whose amino-acid sequence MDTDRRSRSRDPVSRDEPVDHYRPESRNRSQSRTPSEAMDRYDTHDRTSQARSPAPRNGRPRTYSRSLSRSRSRSRSLSRSRSRSRSRSYSRDRSWSRSRSRTRSPTPQARSTKIVVERLTKNVNEDHLREIFGQYGEIEDLDLPLNRQLGTNRGTAYILFYNEADAEAAIAHMHEATVDGAVINVSIVLPRRKLSPAPPTARRGANINPRIPPPHQSRPFGGNVGGGRGGGHGRGSGPGRHGNRSDTYRPRSLSRSRSRSPVQAGGNHNRRQRSPSYSSRSRSRTPPPARGGGRGSRHVGGRYDGDDDRDNRRSASRDSYDSYDRRSRSPSRHRDRGGR is encoded by the exons ATGGATACGGATAGAAGATCAAGATCCAGGGACCCTGTGTCTCGTGACGAACCAGTCGATCACTACCGGCCCGAATCCCGCAATCGTTCCCAATCGCGAACCCCCTCCGAGGCCATGGATCGCTACGACACACACGACCGGACCTCCCAAGCCCGCTCTCCGGCCCCGCGCAACGGAAGACCTCGGACTTACAGTCGCAGCCTATCCCGTAGCCGTAGCCGTAGCCGTAGCCTCAGTCGAAGCAGAAGCCGCAGTCGTAGTCGAAGCTACTCGCGCGATCGCAGCTGGAGTCGCTCAAGAAGTCGCACTCGCAGTCCCACGCCCCAGGCCAGAAGCACCAAG ATTGTTGTCGAACGTCTCACCAAGAACGTGAACGAAGACCACCTTCGAGAGATCTTTGGCCAGTACGGCGAGATTGAGGACTTGGACCTGCCTCTCAACCGTCAGC TTGGAACCAACCGTGGCACAGCTTACATTTTGTTCTACAACGAAGCCGacgccgaggctgccatcGCCCACATGCACGAGGCCACTGTAGATGGCGCCGTCATCAACGTTTCCATCGTGCTACCCCGCCGCAAGCTCTCACCTGCACCCCCTACAGCTCGCCGCGGAGCAAATATTAACCCGCGTATaccgcctcctcatcagtcCAGACCCTTTGGCGGCAACGTAGGTggtggtcggggagggggtcatGGACGTGGATCTGGGCCAGGTCGTCATGGGAACCGTTCTGATACCTACCGTCCCCGTTCTCTCTCAAGGTCGAGATCTCGGTCACCCGTTCAGGCAGGAGGGAATCATAATCGCAGGCAAAGATCCCCTTCGTATTCATCCCGGTCTCGATCTAGgactccaccaccagcccgcggtggaggacgagggagtCGCCATGTCGGTGGGCGCTacgacggcgacgacgatAGGGATAATCGCAGAAGCGCTAGCCGCGACAGCTATGATAGTTACGACCGTAGGAGCAGAAGCCCCAGTCGCCATCGGGAccgtggagggaggtga